In Nocardia sp. NBC_01327, the genomic stretch CCCGCGGGCTTGCGCTCCGGCATGGGATTCGAACCGGCTGGACGGAATTCGACCTCGGGGCGATCATCGCCGCCGCCGACGCCGGCGTCTGAATCCCCATCACGCTGCATACCTCGAGTCTTGCACTACCGCCCGTCGAATGCACATGTCGGTTGCCTCGCCCGCCAGGCCTGGCATCATGGAGTGCGTGAGCACAGACACCCTGGTACGTCCGGAGACGACCACAGACGAGTCGACGGACAACGACACCCCCAAATTCTTCCACTACGTGAAGAAGAACAAGATCGCCGAAAGCGCCGTCATGGGCACCTTCGTGCAGGCCCTGTGCGGCGAGGTCTTCCCGGTGACCCGCTCCGCCAAGCCCGGCTCCCCGGTCTGCGAGGAGTGCAAGCGTGTGTACGAAATGATGAAGAAGGACTAGTTCCGCTTCGTCGTCATCGGCTATCGAGGGTCGCTGGATACCCTCGATGCCGATTCTTTGCTGTCGCGAAGTTTCAGCGCGTGCCCGCCAAGGGTTCCCATGCGGCGATGGCGGCACTTGCATACCGCGGCACAGGTCCGCGAGGAATACCTGA encodes the following:
- a CDS encoding DUF3039 domain-containing protein; the protein is MSTDTLVRPETTTDESTDNDTPKFFHYVKKNKIAESAVMGTFVQALCGEVFPVTRSAKPGSPVCEECKRVYEMMKKD